A single region of the bacterium genome encodes:
- a CDS encoding HD domain-containing protein, with product MEIKTFKGSPKEIGQQKGKIYKKNGLTLDWSGIKKEARKFFINSRGSHNWDHTLRVYNLCIKIGSLENVDTEVLGMAAILHDIGREEEYKSNGKVCHAKKGAILAKELLEKHNIDQEKIEKIISCIKTHRFRSNNFPQSREAQILFDADKLDAIGACGIGRAFLFSGEIGARLHNKDIDLEKTKPYTKEDTAYREFSVKLCKIKDRMLTEEGKKMAIDRHKFMADFFKRLDKEIDGYF from the coding sequence ATGGAAATAAAAACGTTTAAAGGGAGTCCCAAAGAAATAGGGCAGCAAAAAGGAAAAATTTATAAGAAGAATGGATTGACTCTTGATTGGTCGGGAATCAAAAAAGAAGCAAGGAAGTTTTTTATAAATTCTAGAGGAAGCCACAACTGGGACCATACTTTAAGAGTTTATAATCTTTGTATTAAAATAGGTAGCTTGGAAAATGTAGATACAGAGGTTCTAGGGATGGCCGCGATTTTACACGATATAGGCAGAGAAGAAGAATATAAGTCAAATGGAAAGGTTTGTCACGCCAAAAAGGGAGCGATTTTGGCCAAAGAACTTTTAGAAAAACATAACATTGATCAAGAAAAAATAGAAAAAATTATTTCTTGTATAAAAACGCACAGATTTAGAAGCAATAATTTCCCGCAGAGTAGAGAGGCCCAAATCTTATTTGATGCGGATAAACTTGATGCCATTGGAGCTTGTGGCATAGGAAGGGCTTTTCTGTTTTCTGGGGAAATCGGAGCCAGACTTCATAATAAAGATATTGATCTGGAAAAAACCAAGCCATATACGAAAGAGGATACTGCCTATAGAGAATTTAGTGTTAAGCTTTGTAAAATTAAAGACAGAATGCTTACAGAAGAAGGTAAAAAAATGGCGATAGATAGGCATAAATTTATGGCAGATTTTTTTAAACGACTAGACAAAGAAATAGATGGATATTTCTAG
- a CDS encoding class I SAM-dependent methyltransferase, which produces MILLLIIDKYFLILILFYLIFLGALFEAPWLPTMKKNFDRIAKLAGLQPGMLFYDLGSGSGELLFCLSKKYDVNCIGIEISPLLYLYSKIKSLFFNKVKIRYGNFYKYDLSKADAVYVFLFPKAYYRLKTKISSGLKKEQG; this is translated from the coding sequence GTGATATTATTATTAATAATAGATAAGTATTTTTTAATTTTAATTTTATTTTACCTAATATTCTTAGGAGCCCTTTTTGAAGCCCCTTGGCTTCCTACAATGAAAAAGAACTTCGATAGAATAGCAAAATTAGCGGGTCTGCAACCAGGCATGTTGTTTTATGATCTGGGTAGCGGTAGCGGTGAATTGTTATTTTGCTTATCAAAGAAATATGATGTGAATTGTATCGGGATAGAGATTTCACCGCTTCTGTACTTGTATTCAAAAATCAAATCTTTATTTTTTAACAAAGTAAAAATTAGATACGGCAATTTTTACAAATACGATTTATCAAAAGCAGATGCGGTTTATGTTTTTCTATTCCCAAAAGCTTACTATAGATTAAAAACCAAAATTAGCTCGGGACTAAAAAAGGAGCAAGGGTAA
- a CDS encoding ATP-binding protein, with translation MPSALVDHCHPPQKVVIEIKDTGAGISKQDLKELFRSFSRGQADGKYWTEGAGLGLYIAQKFVRLHGGDIRVESAGKNKGTSFYIELPALTDKK, from the coding sequence TTGCCAAGCGCACTCGTTGATCATTGTCACCCGCCCCAAAAAGTCGTCATAGAAATAAAAGACACGGGAGCGGGCATCAGTAAACAAGACTTAAAAGAGCTTTTCCGAAGCTTTTCCAGAGGCCAGGCCGACGGAAAATACTGGACCGAAGGAGCCGGTCTTGGCCTTTACATCGCCCAGAAATTCGTCAGGCTCCACGGCGGAGATATCAGAGTTGAATCGGCCGGAAAAAACAAAGGCACCTCTTTTTATATTGAACTTCCCGCTTTAACTGACAAAAAATAA
- a CDS encoding quinone-dependent dihydroorotate dehydrogenase → MNNLTIAARNKLFHFFYANILKPIYFRLDPEEVHNAMTRIGKFLGQRAITRKATSLSFSFTHPMLEQNLLGIHFPNPVGLAAGFDKDALLTDILPCVGFGFAEVGSITGEPCEGNPKPRLWRLKESRSLLVYYGLKNQGCEKIAGRLRSKNFKIPLGTSIAKTNSLATVETEAGINDYLKAFRQFVDIGHYFTINISCPNAFGGEPFTEPDRLNRLLLAIDAVSTKKPIFLKMSPDLSEEQIDAILRVCENHRIHGFICGNLTKNRSALKMGDQIVPEKGGISGKPTEELSNAQIRFIYRKSGGKYIIIGCGGIFSAIDAYTKIKAGASLVQLITGMIFEGPQFISEINRGLVQLLKKDGFQNIREARGAEKLSIS, encoded by the coding sequence ATGAATAATTTGACGATAGCGGCGCGAAACAAATTGTTTCACTTTTTTTACGCCAATATATTAAAACCTATTTATTTTCGCCTCGATCCGGAAGAAGTTCACAACGCCATGACGCGGATAGGCAAGTTTCTCGGACAACGCGCGATTACAAGAAAGGCAACGTCGCTGTCATTTTCTTTTACTCATCCGATGCTGGAACAAAATCTCCTCGGAATACATTTTCCTAATCCAGTGGGATTGGCTGCTGGCTTTGATAAAGACGCCTTGCTCACTGACATTCTTCCTTGCGTTGGGTTTGGATTTGCGGAAGTAGGATCCATCACCGGTGAACCGTGCGAAGGCAATCCTAAGCCGCGGTTATGGCGTTTGAAAGAATCGCGCTCTCTCCTAGTATATTACGGATTAAAGAATCAAGGATGTGAAAAAATAGCTGGCCGGTTACGCTCAAAAAATTTCAAAATCCCTCTCGGAACAAGTATTGCCAAGACTAATAGTTTAGCCACGGTTGAAACCGAAGCCGGAATTAACGATTATCTAAAAGCGTTTCGCCAGTTTGTTGATATTGGTCATTACTTTACCATCAACATTAGCTGCCCGAACGCTTTTGGCGGCGAGCCCTTTACCGAACCCGATCGACTCAACCGTCTTCTTTTAGCAATTGACGCCGTTTCTACGAAGAAACCCATCTTTTTAAAAATGTCTCCTGATCTAAGCGAAGAACAGATTGACGCTATCCTCCGAGTATGCGAGAACCACCGCATTCATGGATTTATCTGCGGCAATCTTACTAAAAATAGAAGCGCGTTAAAAATGGGCGATCAGATAGTTCCAGAAAAAGGCGGCATTAGCGGAAAGCCAACAGAAGAGTTGTCCAACGCTCAAATTCGCTTCATTTATCGGAAAAGCGGTGGAAAATATATTATTATTGGCTGCGGCGGCATTTTTTCAGCCATTGACGCCTATACAAAAATTAAAGCGGGCGCTTCGCTGGTCCAACTCATTACCGGAATGATTTTTGAGGGCCCGCAGTTCATCAGCGAAATCAATCGCGGTTTGGTGCAACTTTTGAAAAAAGACGGCTTTCAAAATATCCGAGAAGCCCGAGGCGCAGAAAAATTATCTATTAGTTAA
- a CDS encoding FAD-dependent oxidoreductase: MDLPKSKTYNLAIVGGGILGTTLAYWLATIYETGGIVVIEKENDTGLHATKRNTGVVHRPFYLDPEKKKIFARSALLSFPLWEKYASLKQLPWVKRGTLEVALNEADLLTLKKYQKWSAENGMDEKEIELLDSAEAKKMEPNIECRGAFFCKTDVATDFYALTKSLRSDAENDGVEFLLECEVKKIKKTGGCLDLALANGKNLSAKYVLNCAGGQAVKIAHLLGVARDLTDLNFRGEYWIVDPARAGLANHNIYSVPRHSEFPFLDPHWISRWDDQVEIGPTAVPVLGPYAYKGFFENPLSGLKKVFEMPLANKIKLMMNHEFLRLALEEWQSSFFKEAMVRRVRKFLPGVKPEYLTKKGSAGIRSPVIDRQGKFVKEALEIFGHRSFHVLNFNSPGATGAPAYTAHLIKKLRENHCLDHLKIGESNRTGIWDFARVASQFSP, translated from the coding sequence ATGGATCTGCCAAAAAGCAAAACATACAATCTGGCGATCGTAGGCGGAGGAATTCTGGGAACAACCCTGGCTTATTGGCTGGCAACCATTTACGAAACAGGGGGGATTGTCGTCATAGAAAAAGAGAACGACACCGGCCTGCACGCCACCAAGCGTAATACCGGAGTTGTCCACCGGCCGTTTTACCTCGATCCGGAAAAAAAGAAAATTTTCGCCCGCTCGGCTCTCTTGTCTTTTCCGCTCTGGGAAAAATACGCTTCGCTGAAACAGCTCCCCTGGGTCAAAAGGGGAACGCTCGAGGTGGCTCTTAACGAGGCCGATCTGCTGACCCTCAAGAAATACCAGAAATGGTCGGCGGAGAACGGAATGGACGAAAAGGAAATCGAGCTTCTGGATTCGGCGGAGGCAAAGAAAATGGAGCCGAATATAGAGTGCCGAGGAGCTTTTTTCTGCAAAACGGACGTTGCCACCGATTTTTACGCATTGACAAAAAGTTTAAGAAGCGACGCGGAAAACGACGGGGTTGAATTTTTGCTGGAATGCGAGGTTAAAAAAATCAAAAAAACCGGCGGCTGTCTTGACCTCGCCCTTGCTAACGGCAAAAATCTTTCGGCCAAATATGTGCTGAACTGCGCCGGCGGCCAAGCCGTAAAAATTGCCCATCTTCTGGGCGTGGCGCGAGATTTAACCGACTTAAATTTCCGCGGAGAATACTGGATCGTTGATCCGGCGCGAGCCGGTTTGGCCAATCATAATATCTACTCGGTGCCGCGCCACTCGGAATTTCCTTTTCTCGACCCGCACTGGATCAGCCGTTGGGACGATCAAGTTGAGATCGGCCCAACGGCCGTGCCGGTTCTGGGCCCTTACGCCTATAAAGGATTTTTCGAGAATCCGCTTTCCGGCTTAAAGAAAGTTTTTGAAATGCCCCTGGCAAATAAAATCAAACTGATGATGAATCATGAGTTTCTGCGCTTGGCCCTGGAAGAGTGGCAAAGTTCTTTTTTTAAGGAAGCAATGGTCCGACGAGTCAGGAAGTTTTTACCCGGCGTCAAACCAGAATATCTAACGAAGAAAGGCTCGGCCGGCATTCGCAGTCCGGTCATTGATCGTCAGGGGAAATTCGTCAAAGAAGCATTGGAAATTTTCGGTCACAGATCCTTCCACGTCTTGAACTTTAACTCCCCCGGCGCCACCGGCGCCCCGGCTTACACCGCTCATCTCATCAAAAAGCTAAGGGAGAATCATTGCTTGGACCATTTGAAAATAGGGGAGTCGAATCGGACGGGAATCTGGGATTTTGCTCGAGTCGCCAGCCAGTTTTCACCCTAA